From the Pedobacter cryoconitis genome, one window contains:
- a CDS encoding NADPH-dependent FMN reductase: MKPLSLKNIVAISGSTRKNSTNYLLIKAIGELSNDIFEITMFEDLLDLPAFNPEESFENTPAKVLDFRTLLQTADGILICTPEYAHGVPGILKNAIDWTVSSAEFSNKPTVLITASTDGKYGHASLLETLKVIEAKNIEDLQLLIPFAKTKINGEGKITDEKTLEEIKTVILKFKDTINELLLPC; encoded by the coding sequence ATGAAACCTTTATCCCTAAAAAACATAGTTGCCATTTCAGGCAGCACAAGAAAAAACTCTACCAATTATCTTTTAATTAAAGCTATTGGGGAGCTATCAAATGATATCTTCGAAATCACAATGTTTGAAGACCTGCTGGATTTGCCAGCATTTAATCCTGAGGAGAGTTTTGAAAATACACCTGCAAAAGTCCTTGATTTCAGAACCCTGCTCCAGACTGCTGATGGTATATTGATTTGTACGCCGGAATATGCACATGGCGTTCCGGGAATTTTGAAAAATGCAATTGACTGGACGGTTTCCAGTGCCGAATTCTCCAATAAGCCTACTGTGCTGATCACTGCTTCTACTGACGGAAAATACGGACATGCATCCTTATTGGAAACACTTAAGGTTATAGAAGCAAAAAATATAGAGGACCTGCAATTGCTGATCCCTTTCGCCAAAACAAAAATTAATGGTGAGGGTAAGATTACAGACGAAAAAACACTGGAAGAGATTAAAACAGTAATCCTTAAATTTAAAGATACTATCAATGAACTTTTATTGCCTTGCTAA
- a CDS encoding dihydrodipicolinate synthase family protein → MSIHMNKDEIKGIIAYPVTPFDAQEKVDISLFKVLVERLIVSGANGIAPLGSTGVLPYLTDQEKEAITEATVQQVAGRVPIVTGVSNLTTERTVHHARFAEKAGSTAVMILPMSYWKLTDDEVFTHYEKVANAISIPVMAYNNPATGGIDMSPALLKRLLEIPNVTMIKESTGDLQRMHDLRRALGEEVAFFNGSNPLALAAFAAGATGWCTAAPNLIPELTKDLYHAVQNNNYELARAIFYKQVGLLQFIVSKGLPRAIQAGLELKGIPAGYLRSPLMPLTKADKEQLQGLLKECS, encoded by the coding sequence CCGTTTGATGCGCAGGAAAAAGTTGATATCAGCTTGTTTAAAGTGCTGGTAGAAAGATTAATAGTTTCAGGGGCTAATGGAATTGCACCGCTAGGCAGTACGGGGGTTTTACCCTATTTAACCGACCAGGAAAAAGAAGCTATCACTGAGGCAACTGTTCAGCAGGTAGCAGGCCGGGTCCCTATTGTTACAGGGGTGTCTAATCTAACTACGGAACGCACAGTCCACCATGCGCGCTTCGCAGAAAAAGCAGGTTCTACTGCGGTAATGATCCTTCCAATGTCTTATTGGAAACTAACCGACGACGAAGTTTTTACACATTATGAAAAAGTTGCCAATGCAATTTCTATTCCGGTCATGGCTTACAATAACCCGGCAACAGGTGGTATCGATATGTCGCCTGCGCTGTTAAAGCGTTTACTGGAAATACCCAATGTCACTATGATTAAAGAAAGCACTGGTGATTTGCAAAGGATGCATGATCTGCGCAGAGCGCTTGGAGAAGAGGTTGCTTTTTTCAATGGCTCTAATCCTCTTGCACTGGCTGCATTTGCTGCTGGTGCTACAGGTTGGTGTACTGCTGCCCCTAATTTAATTCCAGAATTAACGAAGGATTTATATCATGCGGTACAAAACAACAATTATGAGCTGGCAAGAGCTATATTTTATAAACAAGTTGGTTTATTGCAATTTATTGTGAGTAAAGGATTACCAAGAGCTATACAAGCAGGACTTGAACTTAAAGGTATCCCGGCAGGTTACCTCAGATCACCTTTAATGCCACTTACAAAGGCAGATAAAGAACAATTGCAGGGACTTTTAAAAGAATGCAGCTAG